The genomic stretch TCTCTCGGGGCTGCACGGTTCGCCGTTTCAGGGGTTCTCGGTCGAGTTTTCGGAGCATCGCAAGTATTCGCCGGGCGACGACATCCGCCAGATTGACTGGTCCGTCTTCGCAAAAACCGACCGGTTTTACATTAAGAAGTTCAAGGCCGAGACCACGCTCGATTCGTTCCTGCTGATGGACTGCTCGGCGTCGATGGGCTACTCCACCGGCGGGCGGATGAGCAAGATGGACTACGCCATCTGCCTTGCGGCCGCTCTGGGATACATGATGACCAGCCAGCAGGACTCGGTGGGCTTGGTCACGTTCGACGAGAAGATCCGCACGTTTCTGCCGCCCAAGAGCAAGCGTTCCCACCTGATGAACATCCTGGGCACGCTGGCCCGCACGGCGCCGTCGGCCAAGACGAACCTGGCCGCCGCCCTGCACGAGGTGGCCGACCGCGTCCGCAAGCGCGGGCTGATCATCCTGATGTCCGACCTATTGGCCGACACGGAGGAGGTCATCAAGGCGCTGCACCACCTGCGGTTCCGCGGGCATGACCTGATCATCTTCCAGGTGCTCGATTACAGCGAGGTGACGTTCGACTTCGACGGCCAGGTGCGGTTCCGCGAGCCCGAGACGCACGAGAAGATCGACGTGGACCCGCAGTCCATCCGCTCGCGATACCTCGAAGCCATCCAGGCATTCATCGACGAGTACAAGAAGGAGTGCCTGGCCGTGCGGGCCGACTTCGTGACCGTCCACAACGCCATGACCTTCGACAAGGCCCTGCTGGAGTTCCTCATTCAGCGCCAGGCGACGATGTAGTTGGTTTTAGCCTCGCAGCCAGTACCACATCCGCCCGATGTACTCCACGCAGGCATTGGTGCTCTTGGCCAGCGAGTCGGCGCTGGGAGCGAAGGTACGCAGCGTCCAGGGCTCGGGGTTGTACAGCCAGTCAGCGGGGCAGGGCACTAGTTGCTCGCTTCGGAAGTGTTTGCGGAACGCCCCGACTGACCGCGGCATGTGCAGGGCCGACGTCACCAGGGCGATCTTCATGCCGGCCAATTCGGGCATCGCTTCCAGCACCCGCGGGGCGTGCTCGGCGGTATTCGTGGCCTTCTCCTCCAGAACGATCCTGTCCGTTGGCACGCCCATCTTGACCGCGACGGCCTTCATTGTCGCCGCTTCGCTGACGGCCTGGTCCGGCGCGGCGCCGGTGATGACCAGGTGCTGCGCGCCGGAGGCGCGAAACACTTCCACGCCGTAGACGATCCTGGCCAGGCTTACGGCTCCGGGCGCGGCCTCGGGCCGCAGGGCGTTGGCTTGGCCCGCGCCGCCCGTCAGCACGACCACCGCCTGCACGCCCTGAAGCGCCGCCGCGTCGGGGCGGGTGTAGCTGGATTCCAG from Planctomycetaceae bacterium encodes the following:
- a CDS encoding DUF58 domain-containing protein produces the protein MSLSIEEYLRPEVIQTVQRLDLKARFIVEGFLSGLHGSPFQGFSVEFSEHRKYSPGDDIRQIDWSVFAKTDRFYIKKFKAETTLDSFLLMDCSASMGYSTGGRMSKMDYAICLAAALGYMMTSQQDSVGLVTFDEKIRTFLPPKSKRSHLMNILGTLARTAPSAKTNLAAALHEVADRVRKRGLIILMSDLLADTEEVIKALHHLRFRGHDLIIFQVLDYSEVTFDFDGQVRFREPETHEKIDVDPQSIRSRYLEAIQAFIDEYKKECLAVRADFVTVHNAMTFDKALLEFLIQRQATM
- a CDS encoding YdcF family protein, which gives rise to MFYKLVKSLVLPLSVILIAMIIGLVLTRRRNAEKRRRFRAGRILLITAAALLYLLSVPPVADLLVRPLESSYTRPDAAALQGVQAVVVLTGGAGQANALRPEAAPGAVSLARIVYGVEVFRASGAQHLVITGAAPDQAVSEAATMKAVAVKMGVPTDRIVLEEKATNTAEHAPRVLEAMPELAGMKIALVTSALHMPRSVGAFRKHFRSEQLVPCPADWLYNPEPWTLRTFAPSADSLAKSTNACVEYIGRMWYWLRG